Below is a window of Ornithodoros turicata isolate Travis chromosome 7, ASM3712646v1, whole genome shotgun sequence DNA.
caaccttgttcagtgtgtacacacCCTGCTGATGACTACTTCTACTCTGATTCAGAAGCGcaggattcaaaatataaaattacgtgctagggatctatgtacacaggtatacacttaatacgtatcaaagaataggcaaactgctgaagattcgaaatagaaaatgtatgctaggcatctatgtacacaggtgtacaaacactaaacatataaataattagcacagactactgaactctgcatggctgtcaatatacaaataacacagtaaggagctatgggcaaaagtgcactttgacaaatcgtatgcttcacaggaatgaaagaattacaagagatcatgtgtaatctaggttacaactgaaagcactggatagacaacagaaccatgcatatccctttgcatggaaagaaaacttctggttacatcacaacaacgtgcacagattacgaacttagtctcgctgcctgctgcagtgccttctgacgtaacgtactacttcgtacttcctcattcctttctcgtgcaaaccagaacagtcgtgccctcagaaaaaagtgaaatagataATCATACACGGATGAAACacacaaactcaatgtctttggcacaagtaTGTCCAACgcttcacacagcttggacctgaccccttgggaggtgaggaatgtcttaacgttggctttgaaggcttcctggcttcctcacacgcacccacaaacgtcgcaaaggcaggaagaggaaccgacagttccaaagtcagtactgtacacattcttgacactcaaataaagcaatagctggctactgtcctgaaatgtggcattcccCCGAGGAATGTCCGAAGTtggacttggtggtttgaaattgaaaagacgacgatgaggAAGAAATcggctatgaacagtcacaaagttgcgcagtcaacgtacagcaaactcgtagctaacaacatggaCAGCGAAAGGAAGCGGAAGagtactcggctctgtctataatcttacgtattactggcagaccgcgcgGGTTGCTCGTTAAAAACATGCATGTTGTATTAGTACAgacattattcgcgcctccaattaaattatttttgtttaccttcgtagtttgcccctcaacaaccacgctggcatgtgtatcatgaagagcgcagggttgctaacacagatttcgtattttttcccgccttcgctaccgtttatatttaccttgcgtAATACTCCACAATCAATAGCGTCTGACGTCACTTTTAGAGATCCTTTGCTGTTTTCTGGCATAGGGCAGGGTTCCTACAGTTATACCCGACTCTCTAACGCTTGCACATTTTACTTTGAAGCCTCTGGTGCACGAACAGGCGTCATAATAGCGGTTTGATTCAATCACGTCTATATTCACCGTTTTCCAGTGGACGCCGCCATATTCaaagcgcagcgccgtctagccgCGAGAGCACGTTCAAAACTGTTTACTGCTCATGCCAGAGAGAAGGAAGGCACACGTGTCGTGTGCTTCGTCCCTGACATCGCTTTCCTCCTTGCTGGAGTGTGCTGGGAGCGAAAGCGCTGGgtgtgaggctggctggaaaacggtgtatacaTAGTTGCACAGAATCTTGCTATGCGCGTTCTGATGCACGCACAGAAACTTCCAGTCAGATGTTAACCAATTGATAtctaacatggctcgaaacgcTGATTCACTCATCAAGCAGTTGTATAATCAGGAAGTTGTATCACTGTTGTATGCAATGAAATAAAAGGAGATGAAGTTGTTGAGTCTGGCATGACGATAACGCAATCGAAAAACTCAAGTGGTAAGGTTTTTACTCCGACTTGGCCAATTCCCGAACATTTTATGTTCGGATTACATCTTCACCTGGACACCGAACGCAAGCCTTCAATTTCTGAACTCTTCGGGTGAAATCCggacaggtggcaaccctagctgaCGCGCTCACGTATACTGCTGTTATCCCACAGCTCTGATGTACGCGGCAATTGTCGAATAGAGTGGTACGCGGACATGAGCACACGCAGGTGACATGTGCATGCAGTTCTTCAAATGAAACAGCACTCCATTTGTTTTATATCTTCGCTTCTGCCGTACTGAGTTTCCGCACGAAAACTCGGAGATATTTACATGtattcggtttggaagagaCATCGCGGCAAAACTCACTGGCGCTCAATGTGGCGAGTAAACTCAGCATGAGCAGTGATGctatattaaaaaaaagtatattgagaaaaaaaagttttgaGCATCGAAATATACATTTTGGGTAATGTGACCATAGTCAGTCAAATACGATTCACCATTTGACTTCGCCAATACCAAATGCCGTTATTTTTCTTTGATTTTCGATTTGTATTCTTTTTGATTTATGTGTCGTTTGCATTTTGCGCACTGCCGCTCGCGCACATCAGAATACTACAATGTATTCCTCTTTACTGTCTCTTCATCCTTGGAGATATTCAATGGAAAATCTCGCCTGGAAGTCGATGGACATTTGCTTCAATTTCGTTGTTATTGTCGGAGCCGTTGAGGATTGATCATTATATCGTTACCATGCTTCCACGGAGGCAGCTTCGTGGAAAAAAGCGTGCGCAAGCGATCTTTCCTTTCCACGAAGTATTGTGAAAGGAATGGCTTGTTGGCCAGTGCATCATAATGTTCGTGGAAAGATGTGAGGTGTAAGAAGGTCACGTGTTAGTAGAAAACCATAGTTTAGCCGCATCTTTTTCCATTCGGGATCGTTACAGCAAAAAGCTAGGCGAAACACCGTCCCCAGGCAGACTCGTGGCTCAGCGGGACCTGTCCCGCCTAAATCGGGGCATCTGGTGATGTAAATTTTGAGCCACTTTGGAGCCACAAATTATGCTGTTTGAAGCAATTAAGAGCACAGAAGTATGCTCCGTTGGGGCACTTTAGTAGCAGTATATTACCAAGCCTTTGCTTGGGGTATAAGGTGAAATGTCAATAATTCCCCTTCCCACAGGCGCCAGTTGGGAACTGCTGTGTGGCAATTGCTAATTATGAAGTGAAAGAACTTAGTGGGACGGGGTGGCACGCGAGTGTATAGAtctgtgtagtttccctttcttttctgaataacgcagcctggagtagccagtcccgagtggctcgagactaacatctccatttgttttttcttttacataTCAATCAATCAGTTGCGCGCGACACTCGCGTTTGGTTATACCGCGCCTACCTTGGCAGTGCGGAAACAATAAGCTCACATAAGTAGGTACCCTTTTAAATAAtgtattattactattattattataaaaacGAAGAGGGACTAGAAATGTTTCATGCGAATTTCCCAATTTTGCACAAAGAATGCTCTACTTTGCTACTTGTTTTCCTGATGCCCTCCAATTCCTTGCTTCCTCGGTGCAATATTACGGATTTTTATCAGGATGGCGCAAAATAGCTCATTTTGCGCAGAATGGCGCATTCGGTGCGGGAGCAGAATCACTGCACGAATGAACAAACGGAGAGCTGAGTAGGGAATGAGGGCCAGTTCCCACTTGGCGAcgccgtcgtgagcgggcggcggaagtagacgcGTATTTCCCCCGCCCCATCGGAGCGCACAATTTTCGTGTTCCCAACACAGTGGCATTCcatcgtccaaagcagacgaaaaaccaGGGGGCGTGGCCGTTCTGTGCCATTTGTCTATTGGCCGCCAGTGTATCGTTCTCAGTAGCTCTCatcgacgtcgtgaaagaagttcggcatggtATTTTTTTCGCTCGACGTCTCTCCCCTCCCCACGCCGCAAATGCGCACCTATTTCCTCCGCCCGCGCACGAAGTcacgtcgggcgtcgccaagtgagaactagCCCTGAGTGAGCATGACTGAGCATGCAGGTAGACGTGTGCGCCGGTGAAACTTTGactggcggcggcggcgtcagcaCCACAAACATACACACGTCAGAAACAGCACAAAACCGCAACCTATCGTCATCGCGATCAGTAAATCGGCGAATACGTGCGTGAGTGCGATGTATTTACGTCGTGCCTTTATGTTTATAGTTTCCGTATCCTTAGAAGCAGAGAAAAGTAAACCCGGCTTCACGAGAGGGCTAAAATGCGCGTTTTCGTGTCCGAGAACAGGGACGAAGTGGCTCTCGGCGCGTCGGTTGGAAGCCGGTGGCAGCGGCGGCGCACATGTCTGGCCGTCAGTGTATCCGCGATCATTGCGTTCGTGGGAATAAAGAGTGCATGACGATAATAACAAACGTTTTTTAGCTCTATAGTACAAACAGTATTTAGGAACGATGTTATCGATGCTCTTCCATTATTTGTGGTTAAAGAGACGGTCGCATCAGTTCCAGTCATTTTCGAGACtatatagtgtcattttattcgttCTGAACCACTGACTACGGCATCGAAaataccacactcttaaaaaaagagtGTACTTCAACtccttttttttgccacatatataacacatGCTATTGTCACATATAATATATGCTATTGTCGTCGCGGTGGAGTGATCTACTATTTTTGTTACTACTACTTACGTTTATCTGCTTGTTTACGTTTATAGTTAGTTTATCTATAGTTTTTTGGAAGGCGGCCTCTCTATGCCGGAAAGATGTACTTCTGCGCCGCATACCAGAACTGTCACGCTTAGGAAGATTCAGCTGCAGACTGTACTGTTACGTCCGGAGCAGCGTGTCATATGTCCGTATCCGCCACCTGCTTGCTCGTGAGGAATAGCCTGATGTTGTttcattgtttttttgtttttgctcgaAGCAACGATAAATGAAGACAAATGTATTAAATAACGCAGTAGATTCCCGAATGCGGAGCACCCTCGTTGTGTTTTCGAATTCGAGATATTTAGAGTGAGGGAGTGGATACGCTATGGATACCACGGTGTTCTTACTGCGGCGCAGGGGCTCGCGACCTTAATAAATGGTGAGCAATCTAAAACAATGACACCAAAAACGGTGCAGAAGGAGTGTTCATCTATACCGTAAACATGCTGCTTCTTTCCGCGCTGGTTATAGTCCTTCCGAGTTTCGTTCGGTGCTGCGGGGACAGTTCAGTTATAACTGAAGACAATAGTGGGCTGGTTGGTGacatctttccttttttttttgtctttgtgaCGCCCTAGCATGCAGTTCACTCATAGTCAGAACTGTAGCAAATCCATCTCAACTTTTCTCAACAGAGTAAGTGGTCCTTTCAGTTACATTCTCGTGCCTCTTTAGTTACCTCACAACACATGCAACATCAAAAACATAGTCGAAAGGAGCGGTGCGCTAAGTGTAAAATGCAGGAGGCGCTACAAATGGGAACACCgtgacaatagagagttttaatgCGTGGTACGCTATACCACCTTTgagtacgtaagagatagcgttggtggttctgcgcacgtgcaaaatatAAAGAGAGCTTCCACGCTATCAGAACAacccccttacgtacgcaaagcaAACCAgcagttttagcaaaccgttggtaACGTTATCGTGCCTATCTGAATCAAtcgtgtgtgactcagaatcttatccactgattggttccggttgacaGGGTTCGACGCATGGAACGTTATCAACTgcttgctaaaactctctaatactGTTATGCTTGAAAGCGATTCacgttttatttcttttgatgTGAGTCTGGGAGGTAAGAAATCAGTCTGTGCAGGGCTGTAATTTCATCACCCGCTTACGCATCACGCCCTTACCCTTATTCGAGCCGTCGGCTCTACGGCTAAGCACCGCTGTTATTAGAGTGTGTTAGTAGACTGTTGCtaacgtcaccgtgaagctACCCTACCTACCGGAAACAATGGCAACGTGCATGACTCGGAATGTTGTCCGTCCATTGGGCGCGGTATAGACAGGGTACTTCtaaagccacgttatcaacagtCTACTCTCTACTGTTTGACAGGCAATAGACAAGCGCGCTTCTCAACAGCTTCTGCTTCTCGGATTAAGCCAGAAGACAATCGTGGGAAGGACAATCGAAACATGGCTCCCGGTGGCTTCCAGCGGTTTATGTCGAACCGCATTTGCCTagtgattgcactgactgtcgTCTTACTCGTGGGATTCCTGTTCAGTTCTCGCGCCGCTTCATACGGAGCCATGGTCTTCAGCAAGACTCCTATAGGAACGGACTTGTTCGTTGTAAGAAACGTGAGGGCCGACGCACATGCTGCAGCTCATCGTGGTGTATTGAATGCCACGAACACTGGCGCTGTCATTGTAAGTAGTATGGCACCAGGCACAAGTGACAGCTCTGCGATACGAGTGCATCTGGCCACGTCACAGGATGAAAGCTCCAATGCAGTGAAAGACTGTCCTCTGGTTCCTCCAAATCTAGGTAAGCTGTATACTGCTGGTTTGGGAACTGCGCTACACTTGCGTGGGGGTTTAGTTCTTTGCGTAACGGAAGTGTATTTTGCTTTCAGCAAGCAGTGCGACGATTTTGTTGGAGGTGTATTTATGCTCCTGGGGTATACATGCCGTTTCCGCCCCTTCCCCTTTGGTGCCAAAACGGCATCCGGTTTCTCAGCCAACACGccctgcgccaaccactgtgcagATCGTTTACAGTTATCGCTGCttatttgaggagagagagagagggggtcgtatacgcctttttgtggcaattcagaTTGacacaaagggggggggggtgatggcaggataggctcgccgttgttggccacacagaagtgggcgtcgtcacgactataacaaaaaaaaaaaaaaaggaaacgcatagcaaaacaaaacacaaaggaaggacggactccTTGAGAGAGAGCGCTTGGCCCAAATTGCTTCTATAGTGCGAAATCCGAGGTTGTGTGTTAATAATACTTCCGTAAGCAATGACCGCTCGCCCATGCCCCGTATTATTTGGAATCGTTTGAACGCCATCAAGCCATTTGTAAGACATGTCGGAATGTGTAAGAAGACATGTGTAAGAAATGTCACCTGTAGAACACGGAAGCCAAAATGGGTTTGCGTGCTTGCGCTGCGTGATCGTTTACTGAACATTTACTGCAGAGCTCGGAATAACCCGGTTGGCCTGTATGAATAATGTACAAATTTGATTCAGGCTTTTGATTCAGAGTGATTTTGATTGAGAGAGCTActtttgcaatggagcaggtagcacccatggtgggttgctgaaagctccaaggtttactttattttattaatgtaataactaactaactaatGTACAAATTCATTATTAAACCGTACATTAGCGTATAACGGCATTCGAACCGAAAAATTGTTCCCAAACATTTTCTACAGAGCCCGGAATAAACCAGTGACCTAGATCAGTATGGGAACTATGTGTAAAATATAGCTGTACAAATTCATTATCCAACCGTACATTAGCGTATAACAGCACTTGAACCGAAAAATTGTTTCCGAAACATACTTTGGAAACGGAACATACAAGGCATACAACATTTGTAACAACTGGGCACCACATGCGGGTGTAGGGTGTTCCTGAACGTAATTGCATGCGACCTTTCCTCTGCAGTGACTCGTATGAAAGTGATCACAAATCCACCTCCTATAGAAGAACAGGAAAAAATCTTCACTGACCTCATGCCTGGTGGAAGATACACACCGAAAGAGTGTCGGTCAAGGCATCGAGTAGCCATTATCATACCATACAGAAATCGCAGTGAACACCTGGTGGAGTTTCTCAACTACATGCACTACATGCTGAAGAGGCAACAGCTCGACTACGGCATCTACGTCGTAGAGCAGGTACACCTTTATCAGTTCATCTCAGGAGCTGGTCCTTCTGCAGTAACGAATGTTTGTGCCAGCAACCTATAGAGGAACTTGCGTCGGTATGGCAGATGAGAAataaggacacacacacacatacataaatgggatgatgatgtggtgggtcattctccgccgttatggcggtacacattgcgcttgtggaagggatgagaaagtgatgatgatggaaaggtgtcctattagagttcgcgcattagtccagtgctggagaggaactcagcaacagctcgtaggccttgcatcagatgtgaggggtccgaccgtGGCCCGAGAaatttggctaagtcgaactggcgctgatcgacgcgttggagagcagtttccatgagggcgtgCTCgtgatcgtactgtccgcagaccaggaggacgtgatggaggtcagcGCGCACACCATGTGGAAtagaggctggacgcgccgacaccgaggaggtgtttgaaagccggtgtaaaagccacattaagtctcatgcggtggaagactgtgggaaaggaacgcggcattcggcgggggagagtaagggacaatgtggtgccaacggagtaaagcagagtgTGAGTGGTGttgtcacgttgccattgagactaCACCATGGGGACAGTGAAGCTTGAGACGAGAAATAAGGATCAGTCATCGTTGTTGCCCGAAGTAGAATGTGGTAAGTAAGTAGGTGGAGGAATTCCAGATGGAAAATAGTTGCGCTGGAAATTAAAATGACGTCGATACAGGCTAACTGGTGAACGAACTCCACAATGAATGTACCCGAGCAATGGGCAGAAGACAGAGAAGGCAAGAAGATCGACAAGAAGAAGACAGAGCGCTTCGTGTTGGTTTTCTCTGCCCATTGCTCAGGTACCTTCATTATGGGGTCGCTAGAAGTTCTTTTGCAAGTTCTTCTGGGgcagtacactgtaaactttttcacacctttaaaggtgtgcgctatgcacattcaatctggctgcgtaacattgcatctccagtatgatattttacaaaattccgAAAGTATTagtaaagatcaagtgtcagtgcaaatcttgctttcattatgtctcggctatcgtaggtacgagctagtgcatatatgcatcgctatcgataatcgagcacgcgcaagtgtctacaatactgtacaatgttgagatgttgcaagactaaatttttggaggacagacaacactcgaggaaagaaaatttgtgcgaaaccgtgctccattatgatgttaccaaaattacacctaaaaaggcgtgcgccatgcacgctattacacctttaaaggtgtgaaaagatttagagtgtagggcaaTGAATCATCAGAGTGTTGGGTGATCGAAGCGCCAGATCGGCTTTTCGCCTCTGACTCTGTTACAGCGATGTCGTGGCTGTGGTGCGCTTCTGCAATCCCGCTTCTAACAGGGACACACATGCAGCAACACAAGAATGGTGGTGGTTCGTCCGAAATCTACCTCCCGACACGCACCGGTAAAATGGGTACTGACTGTCTCCCTACTTGGCGCTCGGTTCTTCAAGGATGGTGAATTTTTGGGGAAGTCCCGTAACCGCCGCAACCCTACTTTCCAGCAGACGCAAGCATGGAACACACGAATGCAAAGCAGCTGGTCCTCTCCGCTGTGACGCCTCTCCCATTCTTTCCCCTTTCCATAATTCGCCCCCTCAATACCCCTGTGCGAAGTGATGGGTGCCGAGGGTCCGTATAGGAATGGCACCTCTGCAGGCTCTTCTATCTACAGGGTGTGAGAAGATTTCCAGATACATTTCAAAACGTTATTACAAATCGTACATAAAAACAACCATAATGCAAATTGGCACAGTGCTGTAGATCTCTCAGAAGTTTTATTTGAGCTGACCTTAATATTCTACCGCAGTTCTACCGCTTTGCAGCATGATTGTTAATATGTACGATATTTAATAACGTCTTGAAATGTGTCCGGAAATCTTctcacaccctgtatatgccaaACATTGCTTCTTCCCTTTCGCTTTGAATACGACATTTGTGATATTCTCACGTTTGGCTGTCATGATTTTTTAGTGAAGTGGGGACAAGTTTTCTAACTTTGAAGTTATGAAATGGTTGAGTTATAGATATGAGCTAAAAATAGGGAGGTCAATGGGCACTCAAACTGAAATACAGGCAGCAACATCTGAAAAGGTCATCTTACTTCCTCCGAAGACGTAATGCGGGAACTATACTGGGCTGAAGGTTATAGCACGTATTATAGAGAAATTTTTATAGAAGTCTTGCATATTAAAAAGTTCCTGCTTTAACTGCAGGCAGGGAGCGACCCATTCAACCGGGGCAAGCTACTAAACGTCGGTTTCCTGATCGCCTCGAGATTGTACGACTTTCAGTGTTTCATCTTCCACGATGTGGACATGATCCCCGAGGACGACCGCAATCTTTACACGTGTTCGGATCAGCCAAGACACATGACGGTGGCCGTCAGTAAGTTTAATTACAAGTAAGGCAACCTTCAAAAACAGAGGAGGGTGTGTCTGACGGGGAAATGTGAATGCAGGCTTCCCTACCAGGGATATTTCGGGGGCGGCTGCGCACTTAGCAAGAGTCAGGTGGAGACGATAAATGGCTTCTCGAACGAATATTGGGGATGGGGTGCTGAAGACGACGATCTGGCTTACAGGTAAGGGAGGTAAAGCTCCGTTTTTACCTAATATGTTGCTCTCGTTCAGGTGCCCGCCTGCCGTCGTTACAAACTGCGACCTTTATCCACTGCGCACGAATAGAAGGACTGACCAAAAAGAACTCCGGAATGAAGTTTTATTTAAATGGCAAGATAATCACAGacttgaaaacaaacaaacgaacacgaacgaacaaacaaaaacttAGTTACAATAGACGGTCTtaggaaatcccagtgctctttgcgcgttgcatcctgggcgcttactGTCATGGGGGAAGGGAAAGTGGTTCGTTACGTTTCTTTTTCGCGGCTTTCGATGACCTTGACATATCGTGGGCCGAGAAatgagaaatcgaaacagttcGTAGACCTTCTTTGGAACAggttcccacagttcaaagcaaCGCTCAGCACTccgagattttctgaagtcgtttATCGAAGTAGTCGTCTCCATTTCGAAACCACGCACTTCAAGAGGAAAAGTTTGAATGAAACATGGTGTATAGCCTTGACAGCAATACGAAAGGAACGGGGATTCactccgttgcgtcgttcgtgatttaagCGCGAAGGAAACAGCAATTTGCGCTTTCcttcctctctccctctcaAGATACGCGACAACGCGAGGCGGCTTTCCATTGGTCTGTGCAAACGATGACTCACGACGATTGCATGCCATACCCGCACCACCATATACCGTATGTCGCGCCTCTTGGAGAAAGGAAAGCGCAAATTGCGGTTTCCTCCGCGGTAGAAATCACGGCCAAAACATCTTGGACCAACATTGGctatgtcggcccaatattggacccagaTTGGAACAATATTGGCCACCAGCATTGCcagtattgggccaagatgttgtgctgcttgggggatGACGTAACGAATGAATCCCGTTGCCTTTGAAGGTAACGAGATCATTCCGCGAGGAAAAACTTTAGCACTTTAGCGCTTGTCTAATACCCCTGCCGCACGGGAACGAAAAATGCCTAGTGAGTTAAGTTGCGATGTCATTCGCGCGGTGCCACACGGACAGGTTTAACGGCACATCTCGCAGGCGGCTTACTAAGCATACCACGTGCCTATGCTAGTAAGTGCTAAGTGCTTACGCTATAAGATGTGCCTATACCAATCCACTCAGCTTATACTATAAGTTTTAATGACATGGGCCTAAATGCCATTTTCAGCTTACTGCGTTCGCCACAACTAGAATTGGTCTTAGAAAGTAGCATTTTTACTTAGTGTGCATGCCGCATCGACATCATAGCGTTTAATGTCATAAGAAAATGACGTGTGGCACGACTTCGTAAATAATGTCATTCGGGACCCAAATGCCATGAGAGCCGATAATGTCTTTGTGCGTGTCACTGTGGCTCGGGTGCGCTCTTTGTTGATAGAAGCGGGTGTTTTAACCCCCCCAGAACAATCAACGAATAACTGCCTCGACACGTTCGTTTGAGTCTTTCGAACACCCTAAAATATGTATGCTTTTTTGTATAAAATTTTTGAGTATAAAGGGGCGACGACACCCCCCACGCGGCATTTTCTTTTCTCCACGAACCGTTAGTCTTccactttgatgccaatacatctCCACGAACCGAGGCAAAGCGCTGTTGGAGCAAGGCGAAATTCGGAAGTATCGTGAGCTATTATGTGCGCGTGTGGcttaggagggaaaggttactATTGGGGCCCGCAAAATTGCTTCAAACACCGGCAATGCAAAGGCTTTAGAGTGGTGGACGGGCTCATCAAGTTCCACTTCAGTGAATGAAACGATGTGTCTCCAGTATTTTAAAGCTTTCCAAGGGAGGGAATTCGTAGGATATGCGATGTGCTTTAAATGTCGAGCACAGCGCGGTGTTGGCACTCCTCGAGAATATACGATGGGATGCTGCGCttcagtgcgatagcaatgtggcaatATCTTAGAACttgcctcagttgttgactgaGGAATAGAAATAGACAAGATATAGGGATAACAAGCGCGCTAAATAGTTAGGGAAAGtctaggaagatgagtacacaatcttctgtggctcatctctcAACAATACAAACCGAGGCGCAgtggacctctccctgtttgtaaacaaatgacgccatagtgttcgacagcgccaccaatttggtagacttgaactatacgctcgaaactaggggcgaacaaggtcacgcccgaaagccacgttcttgaggggattacgatgtcCCTTGAAAGGGACgggaccttcggtcctacttttctgtcaataggaggcagcgaactagtgcccattcatggaacccagccctccccttcctatgtgttttggtttcagtctgtctaccaatgtcctGATGACGTTTCTAgggtagagatgtattgattggAAAAAATTCTTTCGGGGTGTCCTGAAAATTTAAGCCATTGCGATGCCACAGTTGTTCGGTAGTTCTGAGCAAGGCTTAAAAGATAATAAAATTAAACAAAAAATTGCTTGCGTCAGTGCAAACAGCGCAGGGTTAACTGTGTGGTTTCGGAGGAGGACTGCTTCGATTGTATCAAAGTTTCAAATTTTTAAGTATTTTACTTTATTTAAATGAAAATACATTCCGGGTACGTCAGTCCTCGTATATTTGTCTGGTTTTCATTCCCTGCTTCCGTTCGGAACCACGGTCATAGACTGAGTCAGGAATACAGGCATTCTTCTTCGCAAATCACAAAGCTGCGTTTTACTGATGTGCTATTCTAGGTAGGCGTATTGCAGATACGGTGCTGCGGATTTCTCGCATATGTTTGGCGGATGACACAATTCGCATGTGTTCGTGGTAACACTCTTAAAaactaaacttcaccgcatagcgcccTCCTAGCcggatccaggacaattgctcaccggacaattgctcaccggacagttgctcaccggacaattgctcactggacaattgctcaccacagaaccgctgaagccggacaattgctcaccgccgctttcaccgcacttatatgtaactttatttcgcggttttatgtgatgtgattttatttatcgtttatggtgctcatagacttgactttttatttgttaGTTGAACTTGgatgtacctcgaaataaagtgatcgaaatcctcatttcaaaacaaactactgtaa
It encodes the following:
- the LOC135400941 gene encoding beta-1,4-N-acetylgalactosaminyltransferase bre-4-like, coding for MAPGGFQRFMSNRICLVIALTVVLLVGFLFSSRAASYGAMVFSKTPIGTDLFVVRNVRADAHAAAHRGVLNATNTGAVIVSSMAPGTSDSSAIRVHLATSQDESSNAVKDCPLVPPNLVTRMKVITNPPPIEEQEKIFTDLMPGGRYTPKECRSRHRVAIIIPYRNRSEHLVEFLNYMHYMLKRQQLDYGIYVVEQAGSDPFNRGKLLNVGFLIASRLYDFQCFIFHDVDMIPEDDRNLYTCSDQPRHMTVAVSKFNYKLPYQGYFGGGCALSKSQVETINGFSNEYWGWGAEDDDLAYRVRYHKYKITRYSSDIARYTTLSHKQAEPSPARMKLLNKRSKRFKTDGINSTKYTIVDLVFKKLYTWIYVDLLYKKPEAS